In Mangifera indica cultivar Alphonso chromosome 14, CATAS_Mindica_2.1, whole genome shotgun sequence, the DNA window atatatatatatatatatattttgtatcttttatatttattttatatatttatatttattgtaaaaaatcACTAGTGAATCGTGGCGGTTCAACTTGAGTCAATCCGTTTCAAGTAGTTTAAACATGGGAACCGGCTGGTCGAACCTGTACATACACCAACGGAAAAAATGAACAGAAGTCAAGCCCAGCAGAATCTTAGCTGGATGCAGCACTCACTGTCACTTTCACTCACACATGCTTCCTCCCTCTTCTTTCGACCTTTTCCCTCTGATCCCAAAATCTTattcatctctttctctctacCACCATTAACTAATTAACCACTCAGTCCCCACAAATCACCCACCATTGCCATTACTCTCTCACTGCAACGcctctttcttcctttcttctctctctctctttctgcatactcttcttcttgttcttcagCACAATGCTCAACtctttctgcttcttcttcttgatcTCAATCTTGATTCCTATTTCCTGCTCCTCCATTTCCAACCGTAGGATTCTCCATCAACCATTCTTCCCTCTTGATTCACTCCCTCCTTCTGAACCTCCTTCTTCATCTCCTCCTCCTCCCCATTCACCTTCTCCTCCTACTCCCAAGTTCCCTTTTTCTACTTCCACTTCAACCCCCGATTCCCCTTTCTTCCCTTCTTACCCCTCCTCTCCTCCTCCTCCTGCTCCCGCCTCTTTTGCTTCTTTCCCTGCTAACATTTCTTCACTTATCCTCCCTCATTCCCCTAACCAATCCAAACCCGCTTCCCAAAAACTCCTTATTCTCGCCGTCGTTTCCGTCCTCTGCGCTTGTCTTGTCGCCGGCATTTTACTCTTCTTGTACTTCCGTCGCCGTCGTCTGAAGAATAACCGCCCAGAAAACGAAGTCAAAAGCAGTGGACACAGTAACAGTAACAGCAACAGTAACCGTTCCTTACCGCCAAATGTCGAACCCAACAACACCGCACGGAAGCACAGAACTACGCGGACTTCTAGTTCCGAGTTCCTTTATCTGGGCACTTTGGTAAATTCACGCGGCGGCATCGACGATACTGCAAGTGCTACTGGTTCACGCGTTAATAGTTGTCTTTCCCCTGAGCTTCGCCCGCTACCGCCGCTCCCTCAGCAGGCTAGTTTCAGAGAGAATCACAATGAAAATGCAGACGTTGCGTCGAGTATGGCAGAGGAAGAGGAGTTTTACTCGCCAAGGATTTCGTTGAGCAACCCCGGTACGGGATCCGGTTCGAGACGAGATTTTGCGACCATAGCTAGTGGAGAGAGTATCGGAGGAAGAAACAGTGAGTCCAGCAGCTGTTCGTGTTCGTCCTCTAGTTCTCGATCTTTGTCGGCGAGTATTTCTCCGCCGATAAGTTTAAGTCCGAAAAGATCCGAGTCGGAGCCCAAATCTGCCGAGATAACCCTTCCGATGCAATCTGTTTTTGCTATGGCATCTCCTTTGCAATCATCCCCGGATCGAAATGTACAGTCTCCTTTACTTTCTATTGCTTCTACTTCACCGGACACGAGATTATCACCATCAAGATACAATCTTTTGGATCGAAATGTAATGTCTTCTGCTTCTACTTCACCCGATAGAGAATATTTATCATCCGATATATCGTTGCAGAAGAACCAAGAATTATCTCTAAGGTTGAACAATGCTAGTCGACTCTCTGCAGCTTCTACTTCTCCACATAGAGTGTCAGAGAAGAACCCAGATGGAAGTGTGCGGTCTTCGTTTTCTTTCTCACCAGAAAAAATTTCTAAGAAAACCGGAAATAATTCACCGAGAATATCCGATATTTCGGGTCAAAGTAATCAgtcttctttatcttcttccCCCGAAAGAGTCTCAGATCAGTCACCGCACAGAAGTTCAAAGAAAACTGGTTCTCCTAGAAATTCCGATATTTCGGGTCAAAGTAGCCCAGGTGAGTCATCGAGAAGTTCAAGTGTCTCGGATCAGATTTCGTCCCCGgtaaaaataaacattattgTTCCAATGCCCCCGCCACCTCCACCTCCGCCACCTCCACCACCGCCTTTGCAAAGACAATGGGGAAGTAAAGTGGCTTCAAGTTCAACGCCAATTCGTCTAGGTCAATCAATGTCTAAGCCACCTGTTTTGATACCGCCCTCAAGGCCTTTTGTGATCCAAAATCCAACAAAAGTTTCTCCGGCTGAGTTGCTGTCAAGTTCTAATTCGTTGGAGAATAATGTTGATGAGAGTTTGAAACCGAAGTTGAAACCTTTACATTGGGATAAAGTGAGAGCTAGCTCTGATCGTGAAATGGTTTGGGATCACCTTAGATCAAGTTCTTTTAAGTAAGTTAgtgaaatttttatgattttatcttcACTTTTAATGGTTCAAAGTTGTGTTTTTAATATGATGGTTTAGTTGTTTTTATGTTCATTTTGATTAAGTTGTACAATTGGGTTGAATGCAGATTGAATGAGGAGATGATTGAAACATTGTTTGTAGTAAACACACCAAGtgcaaaaccaaatcaaacaacACCGCGTTCGGTTCTTCCTTCACCAAACCAAGAGAATAGAGTGCTTGATCCCAAAAAGTCACAAAACATTGCAATTCTTCTGAGGGCTTTGAATGTCACCGTTGATGAAGTTTGTGAAGCCCTATTAGAAGGTAGAGTGAAGTTGTTCTAATTCCTAAAATATGAATTTGGTGTGActactgttaaaattttattgatttgatggAAATTGACAAAGCATTAGATTGATACAACGTTAACAGAACAGGATTTTAATAACATTGAAAGACACATTTGTATGTTCCTTGTCAACATGATACAGTTGCATTTGGTTATCATCTGAGGGTAAATGCTGCTAGTGTGACTTTCACACATCACAGGTTTCATGTTCTGTGTTACCATCAAGGCATGGAAGCAGAAAAGTAGTTATATCTTGAAACAAATTGCTGTTGTTTTCAAAGGTGTCTCTCTTTAATTTCATGTGCTCAGAAATTGCCTTAACCAAGTTGTTCTCATAAATTGGAGAGAGGACATTTGACTGGATCGTTTGAATTTTggctttaataaattttctatcaaattattttttctctgtttAATACATGAATGACTCATATTTATACTTGGTTCTTTTTTCCCTTAACATATTTGGTTGTTTAATAGTTACttcctaattttattatattaaggTTCATTCCTCACTCACTGTATAATTCAGTGTTCATTTTTGATTTAAAACTGTCCAGCATGCTAATTGTTCTTGTTCTGCATCCATATTGACTTTCCTTCATTTCTTGAAACATATGGTCATAAAATATTTCTTGAAAACTATCTTATTGCGTTTTTTCTAATACTGTTGCACTAGAAGGTAACTGAGTCAAACTGCTGCATGATTCCACATTCAAGAACTAATACATTCTTTTATCAAGTTCCGTCTTTTACTGAAACCAGATAGTGCCTTAAATTGTTTTCTCTTTAAAGGTTTCCTTTATCAGTGGGGTCAGTCCTAATTTTAACCTATTTAAAATGCAACTGAAGCAATATCTATTTTTGTACAGGTAATGCAGAGACACTTGGAACTGAACTTCTTGAAAGCTTATTGAGGATGGCTCCAACCAAAGAAGAAGAACGAAAGTTGAAAGAGTACAAAGATGATTCACCCAGCAAGTTTGGTTCTGCGGAGAAGTTTTTGAAGGCAGTGCTTGACATACCTTTGGCATTTAAAAGGGTTGATGCAATGCTTTATATAACCAACTTTGAGTCTGAGGTTGAATACCTCAAAATGTCATTTGAAACTCTGGAGGTGAGTCATGTTATTTCATCTCTCTCTGACCCTTATCTCCCTATTGAAATCCTGTGTCTCAGTCATTTCTGAGCATAATGCAGATACTATCCTAAGATGGCCTGGGTTCTCATGTTAGTTCTTAGATTACTGCCAGTTTCATTAGTTGGCATTCCAATATCACCATATAGGACcttgtttctctctctctctctctctctctctctctctctcttcctatCGATACGTATAGGTGCATGTGACATGTGCTGAGTGCTTAGGGAATTTTGTCATCCTCATGTAATTTGACAGTGCATATTGTTTGTATCagtattatcattattattattattctgttGGGCCACTTTGTGACCTGGAAATCCTGAAAGGCATACATGGTGGCATTTAGAGAACTATCTGGCTTATGTCCTATGGTATTCGTGAAGGCTAGAGAGATGTGCTTCATATTTCTAGTGATTCTGGGGTGAGATGTATTATATTGTCGCTATTATAGTCGGTTAAGTCTCAtggctttcttttttcttctgttcAGGCTGCCTGTGACGAATTAAGAAATAGTAGAATGTTTCTGAAGCTTCTAGAAGCTGTGCTTAAGACTGGGAACCGCATGAACGTTGGGACAAACCGTGGTGATGCCCACGCCTTTAAACTCGATACACTTCTCAAGCTTGTAGATGTCAAGGGTGCAGATGGAAAAACTACACTGCTGCATTTTGTTGTGCAAGAAATTATAAGAACAGAAGGTGCTCGTCTTTCAGGTTCTAGCCAAAATCCTGATGATGCTAAGTGCAGGAAGCTAGGCTTGCAAGTTGTTTCTGGTCTAAGTTCAGAGCTTATCAGTGTGAAGAAATCTGCGGCCATGGATTCTGATGTGCTCAGCAGTGATGTGTCTAAGCTTTCTAGAGGCCTTGCGAACATCAGTGAGGTTGTGCAATTAATTGAAACACAGGGGTTGGATGAAAGCACCAAGAAATTTTCAGAGTCAATGAACAGGTTTGTTAGAATGGCCGAGGAGGAGATTATCAGGATTCAAGCCCAAGAGAGTGTTGCTATGTCTTTGGTGAAGGAGATTACAGAATACTTTCATGGAAACTCAGCAAAGGAAGAAGCTCATCCCTTCAGAATCTTCATGGTGGTGAGAGACTTTTTTACGATTCTTGATCGGGTTTGCAAAGAAGTTGGTATGATAAATGAGCGAACGATGGTTAGTTCTGCCCATAAATTTCCAGTTCCAATAAATCCAATGCTACCAGTTCCAGTAAATCCAATGGTAGCACGAAGTTTTACTGGATTTCCAGGGAGACAGCAGTATAGTTCCTCTGATGATGAGAGTACTTCTTAGTATTTTTGGCTTGTGTTAGGATATAACCTCTCTTCACTTCTCCAGAAACCCGCCAAGAATTAGGTGGTTGTACCAGTTGGTTGGAGCTTGTCCAGGCTTGCCAcgtttatgtaatttattttctataccttctttttttttttttgtatt includes these proteins:
- the LOC123196227 gene encoding formin-like protein 1 gives rise to the protein MLNSFCFFFLISILIPISCSSISNRRILHQPFFPLDSLPPSEPPSSSPPPPHSPSPPTPKFPFSTSTSTPDSPFFPSYPSSPPPPAPASFASFPANISSLILPHSPNQSKPASQKLLILAVVSVLCACLVAGILLFLYFRRRRLKNNRPENEVKSSGHSNSNSNSNRSLPPNVEPNNTARKHRTTRTSSSEFLYLGTLVNSRGGIDDTASATGSRVNSCLSPELRPLPPLPQQASFRENHNENADVASSMAEEEEFYSPRISLSNPGTGSGSRRDFATIASGESIGGRNSESSSCSCSSSSSRSLSASISPPISLSPKRSESEPKSAEITLPMQSVFAMASPLQSSPDRNVQSPLLSIASTSPDTRLSPSRYNLLDRNVMSSASTSPDREYLSSDISLQKNQELSLRLNNASRLSAASTSPHRVSEKNPDGSVRSSFSFSPEKISKKTGNNSPRISDISGQSNQSSLSSSPERVSDQSPHRSSKKTGSPRNSDISGQSSPGESSRSSSVSDQISSPVKINIIVPMPPPPPPPPPPPPPLQRQWGSKVASSSTPIRLGQSMSKPPVLIPPSRPFVIQNPTKVSPAELLSSSNSLENNVDESLKPKLKPLHWDKVRASSDREMVWDHLRSSSFKLNEEMIETLFVVNTPSAKPNQTTPRSVLPSPNQENRVLDPKKSQNIAILLRALNVTVDEVCEALLEGNAETLGTELLESLLRMAPTKEEERKLKEYKDDSPSKFGSAEKFLKAVLDIPLAFKRVDAMLYITNFESEVEYLKMSFETLEAACDELRNSRMFLKLLEAVLKTGNRMNVGTNRGDAHAFKLDTLLKLVDVKGADGKTTLLHFVVQEIIRTEGARLSGSSQNPDDAKCRKLGLQVVSGLSSELISVKKSAAMDSDVLSSDVSKLSRGLANISEVVQLIETQGLDESTKKFSESMNRFVRMAEEEIIRIQAQESVAMSLVKEITEYFHGNSAKEEAHPFRIFMVVRDFFTILDRVCKEVGMINERTMVSSAHKFPVPINPMLPVPVNPMVARSFTGFPGRQQYSSSDDESTS